In one Zymobacter palmae genomic region, the following are encoded:
- a CDS encoding ParB/RepB/Spo0J family partition protein has protein sequence MTRKRALGRGLDALIGAGARSRGRHTSLAAGNAVDDSSISAHDATSSAVTAPAEQLVRLPIMQLQRGEYQPRREFPPEALDELAASIRARGIMQPLVVRPLVSGKPHAPRYEIIAGERRWRAAQLAELDTVPAIVRELDDETALALALIENIQREDLSPIDEAVALRRLMDEFGLTQQQTADAVGKSRAQIANLVRLLSLESDVRERLEKHEIDVGHARALLALKGTRQRKAAKEVATKSLTVRQTEALVRRIAAEKKETANTAAQPSADVAGLEQRLGELLGAAVKIDHKASGKGNVTIRYTSLDELDGILAHIR, from the coding sequence ATGACACGCAAACGTGCTCTGGGCAGAGGGCTGGATGCCCTGATTGGTGCAGGGGCCCGTTCCCGTGGCCGACACACGTCCTTGGCAGCAGGCAATGCTGTTGACGATTCTTCTATCAGCGCTCACGACGCCACATCTTCCGCGGTAACCGCCCCGGCAGAGCAGCTGGTGCGCTTGCCTATCATGCAGCTCCAGCGCGGCGAGTATCAGCCGCGCCGCGAATTTCCGCCGGAAGCGCTTGATGAACTGGCGGCCTCTATCCGTGCTCGCGGCATTATGCAGCCTCTGGTCGTTCGCCCCTTGGTGAGCGGCAAGCCCCATGCTCCCCGCTATGAAATCATTGCCGGTGAACGCCGCTGGCGCGCCGCACAGCTGGCCGAGCTGGACACCGTGCCTGCCATCGTGCGCGAGCTGGACGATGAAACAGCACTGGCGCTGGCCCTGATCGAAAACATTCAGCGTGAAGACCTCAGCCCTATCGACGAAGCGGTCGCGCTGCGTCGGCTGATGGATGAGTTTGGCCTGACCCAGCAGCAGACCGCTGATGCCGTGGGCAAATCACGCGCCCAGATCGCCAACCTTGTACGTCTGCTGTCGCTGGAAAGTGACGTACGCGAGCGGCTAGAGAAACACGAGATTGATGTGGGTCACGCCCGAGCTTTACTGGCGCTTAAGGGCACTCGGCAGCGCAAAGCGGCAAAAGAAGTGGCGACCAAATCACTGACGGTGCGACAAACTGAAGCTTTAGTTCGCCGCATTGCCGCCGAAAAGAAAGAAACAGCAAATACTGCAGCGCAGCCCTCCGCTGATGTGGCGGGGCTTGAGCAGCGGTTAGGTGAACTGCTAGGTGCTGCCGTCAAGATTGATCACAAAGCGAGCGGAAAGGGAAATGTCACCATTCGCTATACCAGTCTTGATGAGTTGGATGGAATATTGGCGCATATTCGCTAA
- a CDS encoding ATP synthase subunit I: protein MKQVPRVHLAQRRPYQDMPARLLIRQCLTAVLLAALAWVLVGSGAVLSALLGSVVCMVPALYFACRFLRPRGSRQAKQHVSNLYRAQVGKFTLSMALFVIVFVKLPPAHPVLFFSAYAVTCLVPQLCCWRTKARVTP from the coding sequence ATGAAGCAAGTACCACGAGTTCACCTCGCCCAGCGCCGCCCTTATCAGGACATGCCTGCAAGGCTGCTGATCAGACAGTGTCTGACGGCGGTATTGCTGGCTGCCTTGGCATGGGTGCTGGTCGGGAGCGGGGCCGTGTTGAGCGCGCTGTTGGGTAGCGTGGTCTGCATGGTGCCTGCACTGTACTTCGCTTGTCGCTTTCTGCGACCACGTGGCTCACGACAGGCGAAACAACATGTGAGTAACCTGTATCGCGCTCAGGTTGGCAAATTTACGCTCTCAATGGCGTTGTTCGTCATCGTTTTCGTGAAGCTGCCCCCGGCGCATCCGGTACTGTTTTTCTCTGCATACGCAGTGACCTGCCTTGTACCGCAGCTCTGCTGCTGGCGTACGAAGGCGCGCGTCACTCCCTGA
- the atpB gene encoding F0F1 ATP synthase subunit A, translated as MAEQETAMTSSEYINHHLQSWVFGLDKSTGQLMTAHDAAQAKAMGFWSINLDTMGWALVLGILMMWFLRRVAVKATSDQPGKVQNFVEMLIGFVGNLVRNSFHGKSPVIAPLALVVFVWVLMMNIMDILPVDLIPLIASMLGAPHMRTLATADVNITFGLSIGVFLLILFYSFKIKGVGGFVKELTSQPMNHWAMIPFNLVLELVGLFVKPLSLALRLFGNMFAAEVIFILIALLPWWVQWVLSAPWAIFHVLVIPLQAFIFMMLTVVYLSQAHEKH; from the coding sequence ATGGCCGAACAAGAAACAGCGATGACCTCTTCGGAGTACATCAACCACCACCTCCAAAGCTGGGTCTTTGGCCTAGACAAGAGCACGGGTCAATTGATGACCGCCCATGACGCTGCACAGGCGAAGGCAATGGGTTTCTGGTCCATCAACCTTGATACCATGGGTTGGGCACTCGTCCTCGGGATCTTGATGATGTGGTTCCTGCGTCGAGTGGCGGTCAAGGCAACCTCCGATCAGCCTGGCAAGGTACAGAACTTCGTCGAGATGCTGATAGGTTTCGTGGGCAACCTCGTTCGCAATTCCTTCCATGGTAAAAGCCCGGTCATCGCGCCGCTGGCATTGGTCGTATTCGTCTGGGTGCTCATGATGAACATCATGGATATCCTGCCTGTCGACCTCATTCCGCTGATCGCTAGCATGCTGGGCGCCCCGCATATGCGTACTCTGGCCACCGCGGACGTCAACATCACCTTCGGTCTGTCGATCGGGGTCTTCCTGCTGATTCTCTTCTACAGCTTCAAGATCAAAGGTGTGGGTGGTTTCGTTAAAGAGCTGACGTCTCAGCCGATGAACCACTGGGCAATGATCCCCTTCAACTTGGTGCTTGAGCTGGTCGGTCTGTTCGTCAAACCGCTGTCTCTGGCACTGCGACTGTTCGGTAACATGTTCGCTGCCGAGGTCATCTTTATCCTGATCGCACTGCTGCCTTGGTGGGTACAGTGGGTGCTGAGTGCACCATGGGCCATCTTCCACGTGCTTGTCATTCCGCTTCAGGCCTTCATCTTCATGATGTTGACTGTGGTGTACCTCAGCCAGGCACATGAGAAGCACTGA
- the atpE gene encoding F0F1 ATP synthase subunit C, whose translation MQELVYVAAAIMIGLAAVGTGIGFGLLGGRLLESIARQPELDSQLMGRTFLMTGLLDAVPMIGVGIALYLIFVVAGH comes from the coding sequence ATGCAAGAACTTGTCTATGTTGCTGCAGCTATCATGATCGGTCTGGCCGCTGTTGGTACGGGTATCGGCTTTGGCCTGCTGGGTGGCCGTCTGCTCGAGTCCATCGCTCGCCAACCTGAGCTGGACAGCCAGCTGATGGGTCGTACCTTCCTTATGACCGGTCTGCTTGACGCCGTTCCGATGATCGGTGTTGGTATCGCCCTGTACCTGATCTTCGTTGTTGCTGGTCACTAA